GCCTTTATTGCATGCCGGAGACGGGCGAAGCGCATGAAGCCCGGCCGGAGGTCCTCACGTTTGAAGAGATCCGGCGTCTTGTCCGGATCCTGTGCCGCCTGGGTATCACTCAGGTTCGGATCACGGGCGGGGAGCCGCTGGTCCGTCGCGACCTGCCCGTCCTGATCGGGATGCTTTCCGA
The sequence above is a segment of the Nitrospiria bacterium genome. Coding sequences within it:
- a CDS encoding radical SAM protein, translating into MSLLVDQFSRSLSYLRLSVTDRCDMRCLYCMPETGEAHEARPEVLTFEEIRRLVRILCRLGITQVRITGGEPLVRRDLPVLIGMLS